The DNA region CCAGATAGTTATCTGCAGACCCAGCTAATAACGTCAGGTTGCCAGCAGATGTAACCAGTGCAGCTGGTGCTCAGTGGATGGAGTAGACAGCCAGGAGCCAGAAGGGGGTTTTGGTTACAGGGTGAGTCAtcctctctatttttttttttttttcttctttgcaagGTTGCAACAAACTCTACCCAACTCCCCCAATTTTCCAGCTTGTATCCCCATGGGGGCGGGACCAGGGCTGCAGCCAGCCAGTAAGGAGTGAGGATCGCCCAGCTCTCCCCAGGATTGGTCAGGAGTGGAGAAAGTTCTGGCGCTGCTCCTGGGCTCTATATAATCCCCTGCTCAGGAGCTGCCGGCCACAGACAGACACCAGACCAGACCATGGAGCAGAAGGGAACAGCCGGGGCGGCCTGCGAGGTGAGTGGTGGCCGGGGATGCACATTGCCATGGAATCCTAGCTCCTCTCTTGCTGGGAGTTGTGGTCTCTGCCGTAGACATAGTTTGTGCACCTGAGTGTTGGTAACTTCTCCACTAATCTATCGATCTAGATGACAAAATCACAATCTGCTAAGGCAGGAAATCTCTATTAATCTATTCCCTCCGCATTAGGAGGTGTCTGACCCTGTTGTTTACTTTGGGGGGGCTGTACAGGATGTGTCCCCTCCTGAACTGTAAACATCCATACAATGTAACCCCTGGTGCAGCCTGTGCACAGAGATCTGGGGGCTGCTGGTGCCCAATAGTGAGTGGTGTAAGGCCAAGTTCACCTGTTGTGTAATTGAAGACAATGTGCAGGATCTTGTGGAATCGGCTCTACTGCTGCCATATTGTTTATGGgtctgtgtgttatatatatatatatatatttagattttttttttttttaacaattcatACCAGATGCATAAATAATTtgtctacttaaagggaacctgttggcaGGATTATGTGGAGTATACTACAATgcatcaggttggcgccgttatactgattgcaatgatacctggtgatgaaatccactTTGTGGTTGTTCAGTCTTTATTCTCAGTTTTGCGTTCATGATGTGCTTGTGGCCTGTGGGGGTCTCCATGTGCTGCTCTGACTTATGTATTCACCAGAATGGCCTctggcaggtcactgatccctcatatatttataaaaaataaaaatctcctcCTTTTGGCGATGCTTGTGTTGCACCATGATTGCATCCATAGTGTGCACTTCATACTTTGATATCATCATACAtaaaatccccccccccctccccccaaaaataaataaatggtgccGCAGCATTCTTTTGGATTGCTAGTGGATGCTATTGCACAGGCATGACCAGGGCTACCTTGGTGGAGTTTggatgccataaaaaaaaaaaaataaataaataatggaatgCACAATATGGATGCGATCATGGTACAGGTGCCCGCCTGCAGAAGAgatgaggctgaagttggtttcctgTTCAGAGCTGAAGTTGGCTTCTTCGGCAGTTTTTTCTTATTCTGTTTTTTATATTTGTAGCAACAAAAATAATAATCACAATAATAAAGGTGCCCTGATGTGAGTACACTGaaacagctacaaaaattataaaactagcatcaaagtgggcaccgaacGGCATTAatcaaagggttaaatgactttgggccactgatgccACACTGCAGACATACAGaatagggagccccacatcaaaaccaggtccctccagcctggcccaaatgggttctgggcatcaaagtgggcaaacagacaattttcacagatttgaataagtaactgatgttaagtgtttgcccactttgatgccagttctgatgcccaaacacttaaaaacatcagttacttattcaaatctgtgaaaattgtctGTTGGGCCAGAACCcaattgggccaggctggagagatctGGTTTTGATGCGGGGCTCcctattctatatgtatgcactgtggtatcagtggcccaaagtcacttAACCCCTTAAACACCAATTACTTATTCAAATGGACAAAATCTACGGTCTGCCcacattgatgccagttctgatgcccaggctGGGGGGGGAACTGGTTTTGATGTGGAGCTCCCAATCTATGTTTGCAGTAtattagtggcccaaagtcatttaaccctttgatTACTGCccttcagtgcccactttgatgcccacttTTGTAGTtttgtgtattcacatcagggcacttcgctgcattgtatgttattattgtgatgcttattttttgtaAAACCTATAAAAAATAAGAGAAAATTGCTGAATAAGAAACAAACTTCAGCCtcctgtagaattttttttttttcttttaaatgtatataatatttattatgtaaatgcagcggcaggtgactgaggatcagtgacctgtcagaagccttaCAGATGAATCTTTAAGCAGAAAAGCGCATAAAGACCCCCAGAGGCTGCCCCTGAGTACAAGAATCTCATTACCTAAAATAAGATGGATtttatcaccaggtatcagtgtaatcagtataacggtgccgacctgacactgtctctaggttactgtgcacaatcctgctgacagggtccctttaatgcactttctcttttttttttattttaatactgtaTTGGTGCCTCCAGTGTTTCCcagactccagtcctcacggaccccacgggtcatgttttcagcatctccttagtattgctcaagtagtggaagtatcatcaaggcatcaggaattgtctcacctgtgcaacactatggaaatcctgaaaatgacccgtggggtccgtgaggactggagtttgggaaacactggtctagagcGTCTTGAAATCTAATTGCCGtttggtctccagcagtttgtcacCTGCCAGATTGCTTTAGCATTTCCTGGGTGAGCTGGAGGTCGCAACTCAATAAAAGTCCATCAGAGCCTTGTTCTGGCCCTCGGACTTGCATTGGGAGCTTCTAATATAGCTTCTGACTCCCAAATGGTTCTGTGGGACTAGAGTGGTGGTGGGCAAGTgtaagatggtgtgtgtgtgtgaccttCGTTTAGTAGCATAACTCCACCTCAGAAAATATTTTAGGTGGCAAGCCACTAGTGTTTGAAACTATCCTTGTACCCaaccacttttatttatttttatttatttatttttttaaatttcctttATTGCACTTCTCCCCATCTACCTGGGGCTGCACTCAATTCCACCAGTGTCCATCCCCGCCTCCTGGAACAGGGGCAGCACTGCAGTTAATAGTTTCTTACATTGCTTCCCCATCTGAAGATATCCTGGATCTTGGGTGATGCACTGAGATATTAGAGTGTAGCGCCGGCACCCTGCTTCTATTGTCACTGCTTTTGTGAAAGACTTTCTTGGGGCAGAGGTAGAAGCAGCACCATGGCCCTCAAATGTTCATCAGGAGGTGGCTCTTACTCCACTCACAGCCGTTGTGGATGACTCCTTTGACAGCAGTGCTGGTGTGTCCCTTGCTGCTTTTCTCTGCCCCTATAACATCTGTTTTCACAGATGTGATGGAAGCAGAGTGCTGGTGCTGCACTCGCCTTTCCCGCAGTGTCCTGTCACCCAGGATCTTGGATTCCTTCAGAGGGGGCATTGATTCAagaaactacagggtgggccatgaagtcggccattttggatccaactttattttttccaatgggaagagggtcaaacctattgagaatttcacaagaaaaacaatggtatgcttggttttatcttaactttattctttcatgagttatgtaCAAgtttctttgtttacagccattgacatgtcgcagaggttaacacgtgaggagcagatagaaattgtgctgatgtctgaacgcagtacccgggtcattgcagcagatttcaatgcaagacgccctatgcaagaaaactctcaccattcccatgtttaggtgtatccatataaatggcccacccaaaagtttgcctcatcactgaacataatgctcTGTGAAACccggagggtcctgttccaatttgttTTGCCCAGTCTGCAAATTCAGCTCCCCGGTCTGGGTCATccttgttgagatgctgcagcagctggattttgtaaggctgccatttgtgagtagccaaTATCGGCCAAAGTggatgtttgactgatgccagTTTCTGTCCGCTCCTCACGtgctaacctgtgacatgtcaatggctgtaaacgaaGAGAAACTtgtaactaatgaaagaataaagttacattaaaacctagcacaccattgtttttcttttgaaatTCTCAATGAGTTTGTGTCACATTACCCTCTACCCATTGGAAAaactaaagttggatccaaaatggcagacttcaaaatggccaccatggtcaccacccatcttgaagttttccccctcccatgtactaatgtgccacaaacaggaagttggtatcaacaaccattcccattttatttaggtgctgggcagcacggtggctcagtagttagcacagcagccttgcagcgctggagtcctgggttcaaaccccaccagggacaacatctgcaaagagtttgtatgttctctccgtgtttgcatgggtttcctctgggtactccggtttcctcccacattccaaagccatactgatagggaatttagattgtgagccccgtcggggacagcgatgataatgtgtgtaaagcgctgcagaatatgttagcgctatataaaaataaagattattgtcaTTATCATTAACTAATATGCTGCCCCTGATGTTTGGCTCCAGAAGGGGTGATGGAAGTTGTGAGCGCAGGTCCAGCCTCCTGTGGCCTGTCACATTTGAGACTACTCTCAAACATCACAGGaagcacaataaaaaaaattaaagttgatGTAGATGGGTGTGTGGGGTGTCGTGTAATAAAGTAAACTACCAATGTGCTTGGTGTAAGGATGGCTAAAAATCACCTTTTGGTTGCCCATCCACCCCTTaaggctccatacacattagaataatgttagctgaacttgctgattATCAGTTGGTTTGGTCAATGGCTTAATAGAGAGGGAATGTAGCTGATGGTCAAAGATGTCGATCACCTGTCAACCAGCAGCTTTCTCTTTGCAAACACAAGAGCTTGGCTGAACGAGTCGGCTGAATAACTGATTGAAGCACAGTTCGGCTAACAGCCATGTATCATCTATAGTAAGTATAAGGTGCTGTTCCAACAATTGAATATTATACTGCAGAAAGCATGCAATTATCTGCACTtcagattatttatttttatttttttcactgttgtgaatttacatgCGGGTTTTTGGTATGTAATGTTTAGTGTGAAGACTTGGtgaccctgtcagcaggattgtgcacagtaaactacagacagtgtcaggtcggcgccgttatactgattacaatgatacctggtgatgaaatccgtcttgtggttatttaatctgtatttgtagttctcCGTTAATAAGATTCTTGTGCTCTGGGGCTGCAAGTGTGGCCTTGTGTTGCCCggcttaggtattcatcagtatgcctGGTCACTGACCTGCCCCTATTTTACATTATTCTGATGATTCCTATAATGTTTGGCTATTGTGagccttaaattttttttttttttttttttttaaatcctgcaAAATAGCACCAGCATAGTAGCTGCTGGTGGCATGTggtggtgtgtgtgtttttttttttttgcgccacCAAAGCTGCATTGGCCGCGCTTGGGCAGTAGCTTCTATCGGAAAGCAATGATGCTACTGCACATGCACTGGTTCCATTTTGTTGCAAGtaaacattccccccccccccaaaaaaaaacaaaacaaaaaaacaatattgtATGCAttgtgatagatgctactgtgccattttgctggatgtaattttttttttttttttttttctaagcccaCAATATTGCATGCAGTATGTAAAGTAGGAAGCAGATCAATGACCTGTGATGAGCCCATAAATGTGCATATGTAAGCAgaacaccacataaagccccaccatGAAGCGCcaaaatctcattaactgaaaattacaTATGTAGATTATCAACCCAGGCACTTGCCAATTCGAGAAAGCAAAGTAGTCCGTCCTTCCGTGCTGTGGGACATGGACGAAGACAAAGGTGTCCAGATTAGAGGCATGCGGGGAGAGACAGGACAGGTGACGGCTGTTTCGCGTAACAGCGCTTCCATGGGTCCAGGTGGAAGCGTTGCGCGAAACGGCCATCCTTGTCTTCCATGTTCCACAGCACAGAATAAAGGACGTTTGCTTTATCGAATTGGTAAGTGCTGTATATTCCTTGTATCTTCAATcactttaatcagtgtaacagtgccaACCTCACAATGTCTTTAGTTTAgttggcaaaatcctgctgacaggtttgatgAAGAACATGTACGAAACTTGACACTTTTCCATATCTGATGCGGAAACTCCAATTATAAATATCAGAGTAACCACATGAGGCTTCAAACAAACATCAGTTTACTTAGTGTGAGGAAAGGAACAGTGGGCATAAGGTTGTTCAGTGTGGAAAGtgatcttaggctatgtgcaagCTGTGGTGCCGGGTGTCAAAACCCCACCAATGGCCTATCCTAGGGGAAGAGTCAGACTGCCATGTAACAGAGGATCACAGTGCTCAGACTGGCCCGTCCACCAATGGCCTATCCTAGGGGAAGAGTCAGACTGCCATGTAACAGAGGACCACAGTGCTCAGACTGGCCCGTCGTGTGACCTCGTGTTTCTATGCAGCTTTCACACTCTGGTCAGGAGAGCCAACGACCAGCACTGCATTGCAATCTGAGTTACATAGCGGTCATTTCTTATATTATAACCCTTCTGTTTTATTATCTTAGCCTCAGATATGGCTCAACTCTGTGAATAGGAAAAACAAAGCTGGACTCATCGAGTGGATGAAGAGCTCAAATATATCACTCGTGCAAGAGAATGGACAAAGGAAATATGGTGGCCCCCCTCCAGGTAGGTTCTCCTCATACCAGAGTAGTTGGCTATTGCATCCTGGAAAGGTCTTGGGCTTTCTAAGGCTAGTAATAGGCAATTTGTTACTGATATCTGTTACTTACTCGGGAAGTATTCTTGATGACTTTTGCAGGTTGGGTTGGAGAGGCTCCTCCACATGGTTCTGAGATTTTTATTGGCAGTATTCCTCAAGAGATATATGAAGATACATTAATACCCCTCTTTCAGTCTGTGGGAAGACTGTATGAATTTCGCTTAATGATGACCTTCAGTGGCCTCAACCGTGGCTTTGCTTATGCACGCTATTTCTCAAAACGTATTGCCGATCAGGCCATTGCCCACCTCTGTAGCCATGAAATTCAACCAGGTTTGAAGATCTTTGTGTGCCGAAGCACCGAGAAGTGTGAGCTGATGTTGGATGGCCTGCCATTGCTTATGGAACAAGCTGCGTTGGAGGACTTCCTGGGAGAAATGACAGCTGGAGTAGAAACGGCTTCCCTCTATGCTAGTCCTTTCACCAAGTTGAAAAATATGGCTGTTGTGAAATACAACTCTCACAGAGAAGCAGCCCTGGCTAAGAAAAGTCTGTGTGAAGGTTTGTATACTTAAACTATTCTAGATCTATACGCTGTATCATGTAGAACTATTGCTTGATTCCTAATTTTACCTGGGAACTTTAGTCCTCAACACTAAAATTCTTCTAGTAGAAATCATCATGTGCAAAGGATTCGGTAGGCGTAAGGATTCTTGCATGTGGTGCTCATAATTAACAAATCAagatatttttggaatgtttttattcCAGTACCTTGGTTTTCTGTAGATGACTCGGGTCCTTGGTAAGCCATACCAAGAAAGCATGGAAACATGCTCATGGTGCTTATTTTCTACACTGAAAGACCTGCTCTAAACTATGGTGGGAGCATGTTCTTCCCTTCTGAGTGTTGCAGAATTCTTATGTACCGGtaagttagaatttttttttttttttttcagcagccacTTTATTAATGTTGAACTTACGCCATGTAGACctggtgaaaggttctctttaatgaCTAGACACTGGGGGTCCAGAAACTCCTTCTGCTTAGTGGTGGTTCATACTTCACTGCACAAAGTGAGGATTAAATGGGACCTATCCACAGGCCTTTGAACTCTTAAAGATATAGCTGTAATAACACTTCAGATCAGATCAAccctttcacccccccccccaaaccagTTTACACCTTCATCACCAGGCCAACTTTTATGACTCTGAGCCGTATCCCTTTATTTGGTAATGACTCAAATGCTTcaagattccactgattctgagacttttgaCTTGTTGAACTTCATGATGGCAAACAACTTGTCACTAAGTTGTTTATTTGTTAAATTAAAAATTATCATTTTGTAAACTTTCTTTTTcatctttatgcccttaaaccggagagatgtcacacacaatggttaagatttcccacatgtccaaTCAGCAcgatatatatattctttttttaaatgaaaaattatatAGAATTGTTTTTTGGAAgctataggggttaaaagttgactaccaagttctctttttttttttttttttttttttttttttttttttttgggggggggttctaAATGTTGTGGCAATTGAGTTGTCCATAACTTGGATAACTTCTCGTGCCCTTTGCTTGGCCACCTTAAAGTATAGCCTATACTCTCCTCTCAGGCTGGTGTCACAACAGCATGGGAGTGTGCAAGTTGCTGCCaacagaggtgagtataggctttttttttatgggggccaaaTGTGTTGAACAAGGTGGTGTCCTAGATATGTTGGGAGTCCCTGCGGctgtatgtgttgcagctgtctaacaggcaAGCCCCCACATGTGTTGCAGCTGCAACACCTACAACCACAGGGACTCCCAACATATTATCCACACACCGAAGATACCCTGACGTGTTATCCGAGCACATTTGGTCATTACTAGGTAACACTAATCTGGATTTTGGCTTGAGAAGAGTTCACTGGGTGGTTCTAGTTGGCAAACCCTGTTAAACAAGTGCCTGctgtaggaccacccactggacttcttttttttttttttttcgtgtgcaATGACTACCCACTAATTCAGGCATATAATATTTTTGACTTCACCTTTCAACAGGTTCCCGGACACTCTATGACTGCTTTTATACTGTGGACTGGCTCCAACAGTCAGTAAGACTTAAGATACAATCGGGCACCTTGGCAAGGCCCAGTCCTGTTCTCCCTCTGATATCTAACAAACAGGTCATGCTGGAGAAACTTGCACCTACTGCCACTCAGTGTCTCCAGCTCCTTTGTGAGAAACTAATGTTTGGGCAGCCAATCTACCAAATAAAGTTCCTGAGAAATGGCAACTGTGGTTGGCTTCGCTTTTGGTACTGGGTGCTAATACCAAACCATGGCATGCCATTCACTGGATATTCCTGGCTGGTTGGAGACAAGCTCATTCCCACAGAGAAGTACCAGCAAGCTAAGGAGATGGTGGCCTCGCTCATCATGAAGGAGTTTGGTGagtggataaaaaaaaattaaaattcccatTGAGATGGGTGGCTTTTGCGCTTTGTAGCTTGGTGCGGGGAAGCTAAGTGCTTGGATAATCTTTGGTGGCCCCATACCAAAACTGTGGTCTTCATCCACAGAAGAGACTTGGTGACCAGTACGCCTGGTCCTAGCAGTGGGGTCCATTCTGCTGCTAGACTTTGCTTATAAAAAAGTATATCAGGAGCTGATCACTGCATTTTATGTATCATGGCCCATGTGGTGACCACGTCAGATGAGATCTGGGCTGTAGGTGATCATTTAAAGGGTCATTCCGATCTTAAATGAATGTTAGCACTTTTTAGTTTGACGCACTTTTGGATTTATTAATTTGCAGCTGTTGagattaacttttttattttatatatacagctcgttgtctaggagaccgaccacccctGCTGTCTACCTTATGAACGTTGCGTTGAAGCTTGCAGGGATTAAAAGGTAACTGGATGCTCAAGCACTCGTGTCCAGCTGAAGAATTGTTAAaactaaatggggggggggggggtgtaagtGCTGGACATGTTGTGgtttttacaagcactatccaaCAATATACCCTAAAATCCCGTTAGTGACATCTGTACACTGGTCTCTGCTTGCTCATGCGCTCCTTACATTTTGCACTGGCTGCTCTTGACAGCTTGGCACTTCATCAGAGCCGatgagggagtgcactgtcactataCAAATTAAACAGTGACCGGGTCCTACCGAACAAACATTGGAACTTACATGTTTAGTAAAGCTGGGACTAGCTCAGCACCTGAAATGGGCATCACAAACTCCTCGTTTCAGGGTGAGGCAGAGGCTGCTGCAGTGACCATCGTCAAATGCAAATTATTTACTGTCCATTAGAAAATGGAATTACATTATGATGTGAAATAGACATATGTTTAGGATTAAAACAAACTTTCTGACCACCCCTTAAAAATTGACTTATCAATGGGAAAGTGTTGGGTACTGCATATGTTCCCCTATGCAAATTGGCTTCTGTCAGTAGTCATatgaaagtgtgttttttttttttcgttttttttttaaaaattttttaaaaatattctttTAACCAGTCTTGACCCTGGGTATTTTCATTTTCgcttttcgctctcctccttcccagagccataactttattctgTCATTATggctgtgagggcttattttttgccggccaagttgtacttttgaacgacatcattggtttttgcatgtcatgtactagaaaacggggggaaaaattccaagtgtggtgaaattacaaaaaagtgcaatcccacactttttttttttttttttttttttttgctaggttcacttaattctaaaactgacctgtgattatgatgctccaggtcattatgatttcatagactccaaacatgtctagtttttttttgtttgtttgttttttttaggtcAGACAACTGCTGAATTTGAAATGAAATTATTTTAAATATTTGCAAATCTTAATTcttctttttgtttttatttcaggtTACATTGTCAAGTCTGTTTTTTACTAAAGATCCTGCTTTGtatagtttttacttttttttttttttttttcttattcttctTCTTTTTATTACCTACAATGGATCTTATGAATGTTCACAGACCTTGTCGTTGTTTTTAAGGTATTTTCTCTACCAGAGCTAGTTGCCACTCATTGACCCTACACCCACTTCCCCGGAATGTTACTCTGGGGAGACTATCACCGTTATTCCAGATTGCTTTCATCTTGATGTGTCTGGCTCTTACACAACACGCAACACTTGGATGTTtagtttaatttttctttttcctcCATCTTCGTTACACTGGCCTTGTCACATTTTATTAGCACTTTTCTTTTTAAGCACAAGGTTTTTATTGCACTTATGTTCTGTAAGTAGACTTATTGGTTAAATGTTTTATACTATATAGAAAGAAGTAACATGTAAATTTTATATAAAGGTTTTGCAAATTATTTGCCGTTTTAGTCTTTTGTTAACAAAATTTGCCCTTTAACTTGTTATGTAAAGCTGAACACTGCCTGACAGGCAGCAAATCTACACGTGGGCCTACACGAACCTGACTTCACTCGCCATGTGACGTGGCAAGTAATGTTTGGCATGTTGGaaattcaacatgcctgatcctttgtCACAATGCACTGCTGTCATAATGTCCCAGGAATATAGAGGCTGCTGCTGTAAAGTATAATCCGCTCCCCTTCCTGACACTTCCATTATTTTCTTGCCTGTTCCTCTCTGTATAACCCAACCTTCTGTGGTGGTCACATTGCAGGAGGGCAGGCTGTACAGATCTAGGTGAGGAAGAGTAGTCTATTAGTCAGATGAGAAATCTTCCAAGATTATGgacaattctaagggtatgtgcacatgttgcggatttgacgctgtggattcgcagcagttttccatgcgttgtacagtaccatgtaaacctgtgcAAAAGCAttgaaactattaaaaaaaaaaaaaaaaaaaatcagaataatatTTAATCTGCCCCTCTATAGTCTATTTTTAGTGTA from Ranitomeya variabilis isolate aRanVar5 chromosome 3, aRanVar5.hap1, whole genome shotgun sequence includes:
- the DND1 gene encoding dead end protein homolog 1 — its product is MEQKGTAGAACEPQIWLNSVNRKNKAGLIEWMKSSNISLVQENGQRKYGGPPPGWVGEAPPHGSEIFIGSIPQEIYEDTLIPLFQSVGRLYEFRLMMTFSGLNRGFAYARYFSKRIADQAIAHLCSHEIQPGLKIFVCRSTEKCELMLDGLPLLMEQAALEDFLGEMTAGVETASLYASPFTKLKNMAVVKYNSHREAALAKKSLCEGSRTLYDCFYTVDWLQQSVRLKIQSGTLARPSPVLPLISNKQVMLEKLAPTATQCLQLLCEKLMFGQPIYQIKFLRNGNCGWLRFWYWVLIPNHGMPFTGYSWLVGDKLIPTEKYQQAKEMVASLIMKEFARCLGDRPPLLSTL